Proteins encoded together in one candidate division WOR-3 bacterium window:
- a CDS encoding phosphatidate cytidylyltransferase, with protein sequence MPGWRTFLNAINNPLDNPLFSPVVIRLFFVFVFTFPLVIVFNLHNIKGIFASNIWKRYYAFFFIAPLYLAAIFISGVFSLIFLFIVMYLSLCEFRKMSGIPIYYHIVSVILAGLTTIIAFRLEPYFYSLPVIYFTVLSFIPVCMNEGKDAFKNVSYALFANIWINFSLSHFILTGYMENGLNMLILLGFSIIFSDVFAFVIGGFFKRIHFLDKYTIAKNISPNKTFAGVTGNILGAGIGIWISRFAVMEFSFRSLAVLSFVIGVGGILGDLTESTVKRAFGSKDSGNLVPGHGGVLDRIDSATRIIVIFYYYVLIFE encoded by the coding sequence TTGCCAGGCTGGAGAACGTTTTTGAATGCGATCAACAATCCTTTAGACAATCCTCTTTTTTCTCCGGTTGTCATAAGATTATTTTTCGTTTTTGTATTTACTTTTCCTCTTGTAATCGTTTTCAATCTTCACAATATAAAAGGTATTTTTGCCAGCAATATCTGGAAAAGATATTACGCATTTTTTTTCATCGCGCCGTTATATCTTGCCGCGATTTTTATTTCCGGAGTGTTTTCACTGATTTTTCTATTTATTGTAATGTATTTGTCCCTGTGTGAATTCAGAAAAATGTCCGGAATACCTATATATTATCACATCGTTTCGGTCATTCTCGCCGGTTTGACAACAATTATAGCCTTCCGGCTGGAGCCGTATTTCTATTCGCTTCCCGTAATATATTTCACTGTGCTGTCTTTCATACCAGTCTGTATGAACGAAGGAAAAGACGCGTTTAAAAATGTTTCATACGCTCTTTTCGCAAATATCTGGATCAATTTTTCTCTCTCCCATTTTATTCTTACCGGCTATATGGAAAACGGTCTCAACATGCTTATTCTGTTGGGATTTTCTATAATATTCAGTGATGTGTTTGCCTTTGTCATAGGAGGATTTTTTAAGCGAATACATTTTTTGGACAAATATACAATTGCCAAAAACATAAGCCCTAACAAAACATTTGCGGGGGTGACAGGAAATATTCTCGGCGCAGGCATAGGGATATGGATCAGCAGATTTGCAGTCATGGAGTTCAGTTTCAGGTCTCTGGCCGTACTGTCTTTCGTCATTGGTGTCGGAGGTATACTCGGAGATCTGACCGAGTCGACAGTCAAAAGGGCTTTCGGGTCAAAAGACAGCGGGAATCTGGTTCCGGGACACGGAGGGGTGTTGGACAGGATCGACAGTGCGACAAGGATAATAGTTATTTTTTATTATTATGTCCTGATATTCGAGTGA
- a CDS encoding class I SAM-dependent methyltransferase family protein, whose product MKTRYKIMRFAARSFGRISKGIDMSFRYGLTSGEMLQYIYANKPHGNFIIGKMIDRYYLENQGWKAIRQRKNNLKSYLKDIIERKRQKGDPVIILDVASGPAGYLIETMTESGENGVQVICSDIDVRWLAKGKKSALDKGLKNITFIEGDAFRREHLKRIKPTPNVVVSSGFYDWILSDESVKNSLNLIYDLLPENGEIIFTNQCGHLQMEMVSEVFLDFNRKPLRMKIRSPKEINSWAEKAGFKNITYTTDSLNLYSVSRGFK is encoded by the coding sequence ATGAAAACAAGATATAAAATTATGCGCTTTGCCGCCCGCTCATTCGGCAGAATCAGCAAAGGAATCGACATGAGCTTCAGATACGGCCTGACTTCCGGAGAAATGCTCCAATACATTTACGCAAACAAACCTCACGGAAATTTCATTATAGGGAAAATGATTGACAGGTATTATCTGGAAAACCAGGGATGGAAGGCGATAAGGCAAAGAAAAAATAACTTGAAATCTTATCTCAAAGATATAATAGAAAGAAAGCGGCAAAAGGGGGACCCGGTAATCATTCTCGATGTGGCTTCAGGACCAGCCGGATATCTGATTGAGACGATGACGGAATCAGGGGAAAACGGAGTACAGGTTATATGCTCCGACATAGACGTCAGATGGCTCGCAAAAGGTAAAAAATCCGCTTTGGACAAAGGTTTGAAAAACATCACTTTCATCGAAGGCGACGCTTTTCGCAGAGAACATTTGAAAAGAATCAAACCAACGCCTAATGTAGTGGTTTCTTCTGGATTTTATGATTGGATATTGAGCGACGAGTCGGTGAAAAATTCACTTAATCTGATCTATGATCTGCTTCCTGAAAACGGCGAAATCATTTTTACGAACCAATGCGGCCATCTTCAGATGGAGATGGTTTCAGAAGTGTTTCTCGACTTCAACAGAAAACCTCTGCGAATGAAAATACGTTCCCCGAAAGAAATCAATTCCTGGGCGGAAAAAGCCGGATTTAAAAATATAACATATACGACGGACTCATTGAATCTGTATTCTGTAAGCAGAGGTTTTAAATGA
- a CDS encoding CDP-alcohol phosphatidyltransferase family protein: MGLYRLKFGYRKLLKPFAKYPINPDTLAYAALVISAGTPLLYFFSGSFHYLLLFAVAAVFIRMTLNTLDGVIAIEKNLLSAKGDIINAFPDRYSDIFLFAGISFSPLCNTKLGLLATITVLLVSYSGILGKAVGFSWQNNGPLGKVDRLIALMIFTTAQYIFYVFDLGLPEIMKVRITTMDLFWIWCIAGSQITVFNRLRNLFKEISSAKEIK, encoded by the coding sequence ATGGGGCTGTATAGGCTGAAATTCGGATACAGAAAACTGTTAAAACCTTTTGCCAAATACCCCATAAATCCTGACACTCTGGCTTACGCCGCTCTCGTTATTTCTGCGGGGACTCCTTTGTTGTACTTTTTCTCAGGCTCGTTTCATTATCTGCTCCTTTTTGCCGTTGCCGCAGTTTTCATAAGAATGACGCTGAACACATTAGACGGTGTAATTGCCATAGAGAAAAATTTATTGTCGGCAAAAGGAGATATAATAAATGCTTTTCCGGACAGATATTCGGACATTTTTCTTTTTGCGGGAATTTCATTTTCTCCTCTTTGCAACACCAAATTAGGTCTTCTTGCAACAATCACTGTTCTATTGGTGAGTTATTCGGGAATTCTCGGAAAGGCAGTCGGGTTTTCATGGCAGAACAACGGACCCCTGGGCAAAGTTGACAGGCTGATTGCATTGATGATCTTTACAACCGCCCAGTACATATTCTATGTCTTTGACCTCGGTTTGCCTGAAATCATGAAAGTCAGGATTACGACAATGGATTTATTCTGGATCTGGTGTATAGCCGGTTCTCAAATAACTGTTTTTAACAGACTCAGAAACCTTTTCAAAGAAATCTCCTCAGCAAAGGAGATAAAATGA
- a CDS encoding AMP-binding protein: MRQSITDPYKNINTIRDLFLCSVCRHESNTAYVHYKEYRIKEFSYGEIRRRVFRIAGYLDSLGYKKGDKIILCAENSPQWISLFFACSISGIIIVPLDHSMDENYILKISKLTQAKTVFCSRKKLFSLSRLKPLIIEYIFSLKGFSDFNPVLPVLPADILEIVFTSGTTSLPKGVMISNKNLASDVLSMIETVPFSASNTFLSMLPLSHLFEQNVGALIPFFLGCKVIFTHSIKPSVLQKALTEEKVTAMATVPAYMKIFKENIENRIQSDSQKKLFFSIMKIFDKLPRSMRKIIFRSITDKFGSLEWLLSGGAPLDESTEMFWDRLGVRVIQGYGITEASPIISCNRPGEKKIGSVGKALPDIKVKIITSGEILVRGDNVFSGYFNDPEKTRLSFEGAWFKTNDLGYFDQEGFLHITGRKNNVIVTQSGMNVFPEDLESIVNKENGVMESCVFGQISGGEQIITAVVVFAEGFSASLIGLKTSVNSKLMPHQTIQKMISMNYADIPRTYSMKIKRKELIEKVSEGGPPDPSPTAEDRFSEILSRLLSGNEGKITDETVLSETGMDSLRFLEFICALEQEFNLNIDEGSLKKGTTVKTLKDLIEAGNFEEKTGNGLLSRYRSRPARFIGLLLNLMSEFFLKFYFRIKIEGRKHIGNLNEPVIFVSNHLSHLDTPAIFYGIGYKLKMKTATAGAKDYFFDKKSGFLRKIFRIYSVLAYNIFPFSREGSVRDNLEYIGKLLDKNYSVILFPEGTRTSKVKKFKAGTGFFSVALEAPIVPVKIEGTDKVLPKGRLFPARGEIKVKFGKKMLFDRNIHYSEITKYVEKTIRNM; encoded by the coding sequence TTGAGACAATCGATAACCGATCCGTACAAAAATATCAATACGATTCGCGACCTGTTCCTTTGTTCGGTCTGCCGTCATGAGAGCAATACCGCATACGTCCATTATAAAGAGTACAGAATAAAAGAGTTTTCATACGGCGAGATTCGCCGCCGGGTTTTCAGAATTGCCGGTTATCTTGATTCTCTTGGATATAAAAAGGGAGATAAAATCATTTTGTGCGCGGAAAATTCCCCTCAGTGGATTTCTCTTTTTTTCGCTTGTTCGATTTCCGGTATAATAATTGTTCCTCTTGATCATTCAATGGATGAAAATTATATTTTAAAAATTTCAAAACTGACCCAGGCAAAAACTGTTTTCTGTTCAAGAAAAAAATTGTTTTCACTGAGCCGATTAAAACCGCTGATTATCGAATATATTTTTTCATTGAAGGGATTTTCCGATTTTAATCCCGTCTTACCTGTTCTGCCTGCCGACATACTTGAAATCGTTTTTACTTCAGGAACCACTTCCCTGCCCAAAGGAGTCATGATATCGAATAAAAACCTGGCTTCCGACGTACTCTCAATGATTGAAACAGTACCGTTTTCGGCAAGCAATACATTTTTATCCATGTTGCCTTTGAGCCACCTTTTCGAACAAAATGTCGGTGCTCTGATACCTTTTTTTCTTGGTTGCAAGGTAATTTTCACACATTCCATAAAACCTTCTGTTCTGCAAAAAGCTTTAACCGAAGAAAAAGTAACAGCTATGGCGACTGTTCCAGCTTACATGAAAATATTCAAAGAAAATATTGAAAACAGAATACAGAGCGACTCGCAGAAAAAACTTTTCTTTTCCATCATGAAAATATTCGACAAACTTCCCCGTTCAATGAGAAAGATAATTTTCAGAAGCATTACAGATAAATTCGGATCTTTAGAATGGCTTTTATCCGGCGGAGCCCCTCTCGATGAGAGCACTGAAATGTTTTGGGACCGTCTCGGAGTCAGAGTCATACAGGGATACGGAATCACAGAAGCCTCTCCAATAATATCGTGCAACAGACCCGGTGAAAAAAAAATCGGATCGGTGGGTAAGGCTTTGCCGGATATAAAAGTAAAAATAATAACTTCAGGTGAGATTTTAGTGAGAGGAGACAATGTTTTCTCCGGATATTTCAACGATCCCGAAAAAACCCGTTTGTCTTTTGAGGGAGCCTGGTTCAAAACAAACGATCTCGGATATTTCGATCAGGAAGGATTTCTTCATATAACGGGCCGTAAAAACAATGTGATAGTGACTCAGTCCGGCATGAATGTATTCCCAGAAGATTTAGAAAGCATTGTCAATAAAGAAAACGGAGTCATGGAATCGTGTGTTTTCGGTCAGATATCCGGCGGCGAACAGATAATTACCGCCGTAGTAGTATTCGCCGAAGGATTTTCCGCTTCCTTGATCGGTTTAAAAACATCCGTGAATTCCAAGCTGATGCCTCATCAAACAATTCAAAAAATGATTTCTATGAATTATGCTGACATTCCTCGAACATATTCCATGAAAATCAAAAGGAAGGAATTGATTGAAAAAGTGTCTGAAGGCGGTCCGCCTGATCCTTCCCCCACCGCTGAAGACAGATTTTCTGAGATCCTGTCCCGTTTATTGTCGGGAAATGAAGGCAAAATAACCGATGAAACTGTTTTGTCTGAAACAGGTATGGACTCGCTTCGTTTTTTAGAATTTATTTGCGCTCTGGAGCAGGAATTCAATCTAAACATTGACGAAGGCTCTTTGAAAAAAGGAACAACGGTTAAAACGCTTAAAGACTTAATCGAAGCAGGAAATTTCGAAGAAAAAACCGGGAATGGTTTATTATCACGATACCGCTCAAGACCCGCGCGATTTATCGGTTTATTACTTAATCTCATGAGTGAGTTCTTTTTGAAATTCTATTTCAGAATTAAAATAGAAGGCCGAAAACACATCGGGAATTTGAACGAACCGGTGATTTTTGTCTCTAACCACCTCAGCCACCTCGATACACCTGCCATATTTTACGGGATTGGATATAAACTAAAAATGAAAACAGCGACAGCCGGGGCAAAAGATTATTTCTTCGACAAAAAAAGCGGCTTTTTAAGAAAAATTTTTCGCATTTATTCTGTTCTGGCGTACAACATTTTCCCGTTTTCCAGAGAGGGCTCGGTTAGAGATAATCTTGAATATATTGGCAAACTGTTAGACAAAAATTACAGCGTGATTTTATTCCCCGAAGGGACAAGGACCTCGAAGGTCAAAAAATTCAAAGCAGGAACAGGATTTTTTTCCGTTGCCCTTGAAGCCCCAATAGTGCCAGTGAAAATCGAAGGAACCGACAAAGTACTCCCAAAAGGCAGACTTTTTCCTGCCAGAGGAGAAATTAAAGTCAAATTCGGGAAAAAAATGCTGTTCGATCGAAACATCCATTATTCTGAAATTACAAAATATGTCGAAAAAACAATAAGAAACATGTGA
- a CDS encoding GAF domain-containing protein has protein sequence MREDFYCALVKIEKILSEEATRDEKLEEICCLLSETFPNYNWVGFYVAQNDNSLKLGPFKGAPTEHKMIPCGKGVCGRAIQEKRTLIIDNVDLEENYLSCSSYVKSEIVVPVYKEGIIAAELDIDSHSEKAFGGEDKEFLEAAARRISSVF, from the coding sequence ATGAGGGAAGATTTTTATTGCGCACTGGTGAAAATTGAAAAAATATTGTCTGAGGAAGCGACCAGGGACGAAAAACTGGAAGAAATATGCTGTCTTCTGTCGGAAACATTTCCGAATTACAATTGGGTGGGTTTTTACGTAGCTCAGAACGACAATTCACTGAAATTGGGTCCTTTCAAAGGAGCGCCGACCGAACATAAAATGATTCCTTGTGGAAAAGGAGTGTGCGGTCGCGCAATCCAGGAAAAAAGAACACTAATCATTGACAACGTGGATTTGGAAGAAAATTACCTTAGCTGCAGCTCATATGTTAAATCAGAAATAGTGGTGCCTGTTTACAAAGAAGGAATCATCGCGGCCGAGCTTGACATAGATTCTCATTCTGAAAAAGCTTTCGGCGGTGAAGACAAGGAATTTCTTGAAGCGGCAGCGCGAAGAATCAGCTCCGTATTCTGA